One Aneurinibacillus migulanus genomic region harbors:
- a CDS encoding DEAD/DEAH box helicase encodes MTEIPITFQRDWIDHFKTRVQEDGPWHHRELYRLAWEATHASAVSDFNELQCLRHLPHLTPLPHQIETAQKVICDMHGRALLADEVGLGKTIEAGLILKEYMVRGLVKKVLILVPASLVVQWVRELNSKFSIPAVAQRKEYMWTQYDIIVASIDTAKRPPHREIVLNQPYDLVIIDEAHKLKNKNTKNYQFIQELKKKYCLLLTATPIQNELDELYNLITLLKPGHLGQSAQFQQSYVEGKRQVKNNETLKNELKKIMVRNRRSDGKVEFTARHVITVPIELSAEERHLYESVSRFVQEQYHGAEGGYKNPLALITLQREICSSRDAAFMTLVHMHNRAPESSPLRRSIVELIEQLKQVSTNQKAEKVIDIIKETDDKVIIFTEYRATQEYLQHILAQHGITSVLFRGGFKRSKKDWMSQLFEQRAQVLIATEAGGEGINLQFCNRLINYDMPWNPMRVEQRIGRIHRLGQTRDVYIYNLATQGTIEEKILNLLYEKINLFKMVIGELETIIDRLHLNKSLEKNVIDILLSSKSEGELTIKMDNLSQVIQSVQNSTDSVQKAAVDSWEGAVLP; translated from the coding sequence ATGACGGAGATTCCTATTACATTTCAGAGGGATTGGATCGATCATTTCAAAACAAGAGTGCAGGAAGATGGGCCATGGCACCATCGTGAACTGTATCGCCTGGCATGGGAAGCGACGCACGCATCCGCAGTGAGTGATTTCAATGAGCTTCAGTGCCTGCGCCACCTCCCGCACTTAACCCCTCTTCCTCATCAAATTGAAACAGCGCAGAAAGTCATCTGCGATATGCATGGCCGCGCTCTGCTTGCCGACGAAGTAGGCCTTGGCAAAACGATTGAAGCCGGTCTTATCCTGAAAGAGTATATGGTACGAGGTCTTGTAAAGAAAGTGCTTATCCTCGTTCCTGCCTCGCTTGTTGTACAGTGGGTACGGGAGTTGAATAGTAAATTCTCCATTCCTGCAGTGGCACAGAGGAAGGAATATATGTGGACACAGTACGATATCATTGTTGCTTCTATCGATACAGCCAAACGCCCTCCACACCGTGAAATCGTGCTCAACCAGCCGTACGATCTCGTCATTATCGATGAAGCGCACAAACTCAAAAATAAGAACACGAAAAACTATCAGTTTATCCAGGAACTGAAGAAAAAGTACTGTCTCCTGCTTACCGCTACACCTATTCAAAACGAATTGGACGAATTGTACAACTTGATTACGTTGCTAAAACCGGGTCATCTGGGACAGTCGGCGCAATTTCAGCAAAGCTATGTTGAAGGCAAACGTCAGGTAAAAAACAATGAAACACTCAAGAATGAGTTGAAAAAGATTATGGTACGCAACCGGCGCTCAGACGGAAAAGTCGAGTTTACAGCCCGCCATGTCATCACGGTACCTATTGAGCTGTCAGCGGAAGAAAGGCATCTCTATGAGAGTGTAAGCCGCTTCGTGCAAGAACAGTATCATGGCGCAGAGGGCGGATACAAAAACCCGCTTGCCCTTATTACCCTACAGCGCGAAATCTGTAGTAGCCGAGATGCCGCATTTATGACACTTGTTCATATGCATAACCGCGCACCTGAGTCATCCCCACTCAGACGCAGCATCGTCGAGCTCATCGAACAGCTAAAGCAAGTATCTACGAATCAAAAAGCGGAAAAAGTTATCGATATTATCAAAGAGACAGACGACAAGGTTATTATTTTCACCGAGTATCGAGCCACACAGGAATACTTGCAACATATTCTGGCCCAACACGGTATTACGTCTGTTCTATTCCGCGGCGGGTTTAAGCGCAGCAAAAAAGATTGGATGAGCCAGTTGTTCGAACAGCGAGCACAGGTGCTCATTGCTACTGAAGCAGGTGGCGAGGGAATTAACCTGCAATTCTGCAACCGTCTGATTAACTACGACATGCCCTGGAACCCCATGCGTGTAGAGCAGCGCATTGGACGCATACATCGTCTCGGTCAGACGCGTGACGTCTACATTTATAACCTTGCGACCCAAGGTACAATTGAGGAGAAAATTCTAAATCTGCTCTATGAGAAAATTAACCTATTTAAGATGGTCATCGGCGAATTGGAAACAATTATTGATCGCCTCCATCTCAACAAATCTCTCGAAAAAAATGTCATCGATATTCTGCTGTCTTCAAAGAGCGAAGGAGAGCTTACCATTAAGATGGATAATCTAAGTCAAGTCATCCAATCCGTGCAGAACAGTACGGATTCTGTACAAAAAGCAGCTGTCGATTCATGGGAAGGGGCGGTGCTTCCATGA
- a CDS encoding YitT family protein produces the protein MEYIPEHKRVHRRLSITKVAKRILFILLGAALVSVGLEIFLVPNNIIDGGIVGISIILSHLLSMKLGLFLFFLNLPFLFIGYKQIGKTFALSTLLGVAAMSVGTALLHPVEKLTRDPLLAAVFGGIILGIGVGMVIRYGGSLDGTEIVAILFNKKLPFSVGETVMFFNFFILGSAGFIFGWDRAMYSLIAYYIAFKMIDVTIQGFDESRSVWIISDRHHEIGDALLARLGRGVTYLNGEGGYTGEDKKVIFCVITRLEEAKLRSIIEDIDEAAFLAVGSINNVKGGNFKKRDIH, from the coding sequence GTGGAGTACATTCCAGAGCATAAGCGTGTGCACAGGCGGCTTTCGATTACAAAAGTCGCGAAGCGCATTCTTTTTATTTTGCTAGGAGCGGCGCTTGTCTCCGTCGGGTTAGAAATTTTTCTTGTACCAAATAATATTATTGATGGTGGCATCGTAGGAATTTCCATTATTTTGTCTCATTTGCTTAGCATGAAGCTTGGTTTGTTCTTGTTTTTTTTAAATTTGCCGTTTTTGTTTATCGGCTATAAACAAATTGGAAAAACATTTGCGCTCTCAACATTGCTCGGCGTTGCTGCAATGTCGGTTGGCACGGCGCTCTTGCATCCGGTAGAGAAATTGACGCGGGATCCGCTGTTAGCTGCCGTTTTCGGTGGGATTATCCTTGGCATCGGTGTTGGAATGGTCATCCGTTATGGAGGATCGCTTGATGGAACGGAGATTGTCGCAATTTTGTTTAATAAAAAATTACCATTTTCTGTAGGCGAAACCGTCATGTTTTTCAATTTCTTTATTCTTGGCAGTGCAGGTTTTATTTTTGGATGGGATCGAGCAATGTATTCGCTTATCGCGTACTATATCGCATTTAAAATGATCGATGTCACGATTCAAGGGTTTGATGAATCGCGCTCGGTATGGATTATTAGCGACAGACATCATGAAATCGGAGATGCGCTGTTGGCGCGTCTTGGGCGCGGCGTTACCTATCTAAATGGGGAAGGCGGCTATACCGGTGAAGATAAAAAAGTTATTTTTTGTGTTATTACCCGTCTGGAAGAAGCGAAGCTGAGGTCTATCATTGAAGATATCGATGAAGCAGCGTTTTTGGCTGTTGGTTCAATCAATAATGTGAAAGGGGGAAACTTCAAAAAACGTGACATTCACTAA
- a CDS encoding potassium channel family protein has product MKRSIIGRKTWHNFLVLFLLYMNLVLSFGLIYCLIEWSGWGFILDHYASYAHQQQWHDRITRSFYFSAITLLSVGYGDLSPFGLARGVAILEAMIGYVLPAALVIRYFTLPGPEGRKFRLSGWRAPKK; this is encoded by the coding sequence ATGAAACGATCAATTATCGGGCGCAAGACATGGCATAATTTTTTAGTTCTCTTTTTGCTTTATATGAATCTTGTACTTTCCTTCGGGCTTATCTATTGTCTGATCGAATGGTCAGGTTGGGGATTTATTCTTGATCATTATGCTTCCTATGCCCATCAACAGCAATGGCATGATCGAATCACACGTTCTTTTTACTTCAGTGCAATTACGCTTCTATCGGTCGGATATGGAGACCTAAGTCCGTTCGGACTAGCACGCGGTGTGGCAATATTGGAGGCAATGATCGGCTATGTACTTCCAGCCGCGCTCGTTATTAGATATTTCACGCTTCCTGGTCCTGAAGGACGAAAGTTTCGCCTATCGGGATGGAGAGCGCCAAAAAAGTAA
- the gcvT gene encoding glycine cleavage system aminomethyltransferase GcvT, translating into MSALKQTPVYSLYKEHGAKTIDFGGWDLPVQFSSIQKEHEAVRTKAGLFDVSHMGEVEVKGPDALAFLQKIATNDASKLVEGQAQYSIMCYPDGGTVDDLLIYKLGAEHYLLVVNAANIEKDYDWMQKHAEGDMTLRNISDETAQLAVQGPLAETVLQKLTNTNLAEIRFFHFKQNVMLSGISALVSRTGYTGEDGFEIYMQAQDAPTLWNSILEVGGEDVLPCGLGARDTLRFEARLPLYGQELSRDISPIEAGLGFAVKVDKPVPFIGQDALKEQKENGAPRKLVGIEMMERGIPRTHYNVYVGEEKIGEVTTGTQSPTLKKNVGLALVKREYGELDTEIEVEIRGKRVKAKIIRTPFYKRT; encoded by the coding sequence ATGTCTGCTTTGAAACAAACGCCTGTCTATTCCTTATATAAAGAGCATGGGGCTAAAACAATTGACTTTGGCGGCTGGGACTTACCCGTACAATTCTCAAGCATTCAAAAAGAGCACGAAGCCGTTCGTACGAAAGCTGGATTGTTTGATGTATCGCATATGGGTGAAGTGGAAGTAAAAGGGCCGGATGCGCTTGCTTTTTTGCAGAAGATAGCTACGAATGATGCATCCAAATTAGTCGAAGGTCAAGCGCAGTATTCGATTATGTGCTATCCGGACGGCGGTACGGTAGACGATTTACTCATCTATAAGCTGGGGGCTGAACACTATCTATTGGTCGTTAATGCCGCGAACATCGAGAAAGATTATGACTGGATGCAAAAACACGCGGAAGGGGATATGACGCTTCGTAATATTTCGGATGAGACGGCTCAATTGGCAGTACAGGGACCATTAGCAGAAACTGTTCTGCAAAAGCTAACTAATACAAATCTGGCTGAAATTCGTTTCTTCCATTTTAAACAGAATGTTATGTTGTCCGGCATTTCTGCACTTGTGTCACGCACTGGTTATACCGGGGAAGATGGATTCGAAATTTATATGCAGGCGCAGGATGCGCCTACGTTATGGAACAGCATTCTCGAAGTCGGAGGAGAAGATGTGTTGCCATGCGGATTGGGCGCGCGTGATACGCTTCGTTTTGAAGCGCGTCTGCCGTTATACGGACAGGAGTTGAGCCGAGACATTAGTCCGATTGAAGCGGGTCTGGGCTTTGCTGTAAAAGTCGACAAGCCGGTTCCTTTTATTGGACAGGATGCGCTCAAGGAGCAGAAGGAAAACGGTGCACCACGCAAGCTTGTTGGAATCGAAATGATGGAACGGGGCATTCCGCGGACGCATTATAATGTCTACGTAGGAGAAGAAAAAATAGGTGAAGTGACAACAGGCACCCAATCGCCGACACTTAAGAAAAATGTTGGGCTTGCGCTTGTCAAGCGTGAATATGGTGAGCTGGATACAGAAATCGAGGTAGAAATCCGCGGTAAACGTGTGAAAGCAAAAATTATACGTACACCGTTTTATAAACGAACATAA
- the gcvH gene encoding glycine cleavage system protein GcvH, producing the protein MNQAQAALKYSKEHEWVEVLDNECVRVGITQFAQEQLGDIVFIELPEQGTAVKADESMGTVESVKAVSDIYSPVSGEVVEVNRELEDAPETINGDAYGAGWMVVIKLANPAELDELMTAEQYEAFSKEEE; encoded by the coding sequence ATGAACCAAGCACAAGCAGCACTTAAATACAGTAAGGAACATGAATGGGTAGAAGTATTGGATAACGAATGTGTACGCGTCGGAATTACGCAATTCGCACAGGAGCAACTAGGCGATATCGTATTTATCGAGTTGCCGGAACAAGGTACCGCAGTGAAGGCGGACGAGAGTATGGGGACTGTCGAGTCGGTAAAAGCTGTGTCCGATATTTATTCGCCTGTAAGCGGAGAAGTCGTCGAAGTGAACAGGGAGCTTGAAGATGCTCCAGAAACGATTAACGGGGATGCATATGGCGCAGGATGGATGGTAGTTATCAAGCTGGCTAACCCGGCAGAACTGGATGAATTGATGACAGCGGAGCAGTACGAAGCATTTAGCAAAGAGGAGGAATAA
- the gcvPA gene encoding aminomethyl-transferring glycine dehydrogenase subunit GcvPA, which produces MTVKYRYLPTTEADRKEMLADLGISDISELFSDIPEKVRFKGELQIPEAVPEADLTRHMGRMAGKNVNALDYACFLGAGTYDHYIPSVVNHVISRSEFYTAYTPYQPEISQGELQAIFEFQTMICELTGMDVANSSMYDGATALAEAAAMTAAKTKRKKIVVSRAVHPEARSILLTYAKGQGLEVVEVGCKNGLTDLAALEAAVDEQTASVLVQYPNFFGAVEDLSAVEQIAHKHKGLFVVSANPLALGLLREPGAYGADVVVGDAQPFGIPMAFGGPHCGYFAVKKELMRQIPGRIVGQTHDESRRRGFVLTLQAREQHIRREKASSNICSNQALNALAAAVSMTALGKQGVQEMALLNVQKTQYAKQQLAQLDGYEVVYDSPVFNEFVIKTPHPVGDINKALLQEQIIGGFDLSRDYAELNQHMLIAVTELRTKEEIDRLVKGLEGARHA; this is translated from the coding sequence GTGACAGTAAAGTATCGATACCTTCCGACGACTGAAGCTGACCGTAAAGAAATGTTAGCTGACCTCGGTATTTCTGATATCTCTGAATTGTTCTCTGATATTCCGGAGAAGGTTCGCTTTAAAGGGGAATTGCAAATTCCGGAAGCCGTTCCGGAGGCGGACTTGACCAGGCATATGGGGCGGATGGCAGGCAAAAATGTCAATGCGCTCGATTATGCTTGCTTCCTGGGAGCTGGAACGTATGACCATTATATTCCGAGCGTAGTGAACCATGTCATTTCCCGTTCAGAGTTTTACACTGCATATACGCCATATCAGCCAGAGATTAGTCAGGGTGAGCTGCAGGCCATCTTTGAATTTCAGACGATGATTTGCGAGTTAACCGGCATGGATGTGGCCAATTCGTCTATGTATGATGGTGCTACGGCATTAGCGGAAGCGGCAGCGATGACAGCAGCTAAGACGAAACGGAAGAAAATTGTTGTCTCTCGCGCCGTACACCCGGAAGCGCGCTCCATTCTTCTTACGTATGCCAAAGGGCAAGGGCTTGAAGTCGTTGAAGTCGGCTGCAAGAATGGATTGACCGACCTGGCAGCATTGGAGGCGGCGGTGGATGAACAGACTGCCTCGGTACTTGTGCAGTATCCGAACTTCTTCGGCGCAGTTGAAGATTTATCGGCTGTAGAGCAGATTGCGCATAAACATAAAGGTTTATTTGTCGTAAGCGCTAATCCGCTAGCTTTGGGCTTGCTGCGGGAACCGGGCGCATACGGCGCTGATGTCGTAGTCGGTGACGCTCAGCCGTTCGGCATTCCGATGGCATTCGGTGGTCCGCACTGCGGCTATTTCGCAGTGAAAAAAGAATTAATGCGCCAGATTCCGGGGCGTATCGTCGGCCAGACACACGACGAAAGTAGACGCCGTGGTTTCGTGCTGACGCTGCAGGCGCGTGAACAGCATATCCGCCGTGAGAAGGCGTCCTCGAATATTTGCTCTAACCAAGCGCTAAATGCGTTGGCTGCAGCTGTATCGATGACCGCTCTTGGTAAGCAGGGTGTACAAGAGATGGCGCTTTTGAATGTGCAGAAGACACAGTATGCCAAACAGCAGCTAGCTCAACTGGATGGATATGAAGTTGTATACGATTCACCTGTATTTAACGAATTTGTTATTAAAACACCGCATCCTGTGGGCGATATCAATAAAGCATTGTTGCAGGAACAAATTATCGGTGGTTTTGACCTGTCTCGTGACTATGCGGAACTTAACCAGCATATGCTGATTGCAGTAACTGAATTACGTACGAAAGAAGAAATTGACCGATTGGTGAAAGGATTGGAGGGAGCGCGCCATGCTTAA
- the gcvPB gene encoding aminomethyl-transferring glycine dehydrogenase subunit GcvPB → MLNTMPKAEQQQKDKALIFEMSKPGRVSYSLPACDVPEVDVTSIIPSNSLRETPAELPEVSELQLMRHYTELSTRNHGVDSGFYPLGSCTMKYNPKINEDVARYPGFARIHPYQPEETVQGALQLMYELQKDLAAITGMDAVTLQSAAGAQGEWTGLMMIRAYHESRGEKRTKVIVPDSAHGTNPASASVAGLETITVASDANGFVDVEALRQVVGPDTAALMLTNPNTLGLFEKSIVEIAEIVHEAGGLLYYDGANANAILGKARPGDMGFDVVHLNLHKTFTTPHGGGGPGSGPVGVKKELLPFLPKPMVVKEGDMYRLDFDRPQSIGRVKAYYGNFGINVRAYTYIRTMGPEGLRLVSENAVLNANYMMRKLAKYYDLPFDYVCKHEFVLSGKRQKKQGVRTLDIAKRLLDFGYHPPTIYFPLIVEECLMIEPTETESKETLDEFIEAMIQIAQEAEETPEVVQEAPHHTVVSRLDEVLAARKPVLRYTKTE, encoded by the coding sequence ATGCTTAATACGATGCCGAAAGCTGAACAGCAACAAAAAGATAAGGCGCTTATTTTCGAGATGAGTAAGCCAGGACGCGTAAGTTATTCGCTGCCTGCGTGCGATGTTCCTGAAGTCGATGTTACATCTATTATTCCAAGTAATTCCCTGCGGGAGACACCCGCGGAATTGCCGGAAGTGAGCGAGCTGCAGTTGATGCGTCATTATACGGAACTATCCACGCGCAACCATGGAGTAGATTCGGGTTTTTATCCGCTCGGTTCATGTACGATGAAGTACAATCCGAAGATTAATGAAGATGTAGCCCGTTATCCAGGATTCGCTCGTATCCATCCGTATCAACCGGAAGAGACAGTACAGGGCGCATTACAGTTGATGTATGAGCTTCAGAAAGATCTGGCGGCCATTACTGGTATGGATGCGGTAACATTGCAGTCGGCGGCTGGCGCGCAAGGTGAGTGGACTGGTTTAATGATGATTCGTGCCTACCATGAGAGCCGGGGCGAGAAGCGTACGAAGGTTATTGTACCGGATTCTGCGCACGGCACAAATCCGGCTTCCGCCAGCGTAGCAGGACTTGAGACGATTACGGTAGCATCGGATGCGAACGGATTCGTCGATGTAGAGGCGCTACGTCAGGTAGTTGGTCCGGATACGGCAGCGTTGATGCTGACGAATCCGAATACGCTGGGCTTGTTTGAGAAAAGCATTGTAGAAATTGCAGAAATCGTGCACGAAGCAGGAGGTTTGCTGTATTACGATGGAGCAAATGCTAACGCCATTCTTGGCAAAGCGCGTCCGGGAGATATGGGCTTTGACGTAGTGCATCTGAATTTGCATAAAACGTTTACGACACCGCATGGTGGCGGCGGTCCGGGTTCCGGTCCTGTTGGCGTGAAAAAGGAATTGCTTCCATTTCTACCGAAGCCAATGGTTGTTAAGGAAGGAGATATGTACCGACTTGATTTTGACCGTCCGCAGTCGATTGGTCGTGTCAAAGCATATTACGGTAACTTCGGCATTAACGTACGTGCCTATACGTATATCCGCACGATGGGGCCTGAAGGATTACGCCTTGTTTCAGAAAATGCCGTGCTTAATGCGAACTATATGATGCGGAAGCTTGCTAAGTATTATGATCTGCCGTTCGATTATGTATGTAAGCATGAATTCGTCCTGTCTGGAAAGCGTCAGAAGAAGCAGGGAGTTCGAACGCTTGATATCGCCAAACGCTTGCTTGACTTTGGCTATCATCCGCCGACGATTTATTTCCCGCTTATCGTGGAGGAATGTCTGATGATTGAACCGACGGAGACTGAGTCGAAAGAGACGTTGGATGAATTCATTGAAGCGATGATTCAAATTGCGCAGGAAGCGGAAGAAACGCCAGAGGTCGTACAGGAAGCACCACACCATACGGTAGTGAGCCGTCTCGACGAAGTATTGGCAGCTCGTAAGCCAGTGTTGCGATATACAAAAACGGAATAA
- a CDS encoding TraR/DksA C4-type zinc finger protein — protein sequence MLTNEELSRFRSLLNNQLKDIKERLNDSEAYGTSRAALKESIGELSNYDNHPADQGSETFERGKDIALYEHGEEEMRDIERALTAIEQGTYGRCEVCHAKIPHERLEVLPTTLRCVQHAEEEFVSQRRPAEEDIIAPPFGAYNYDGWDATFYDAEDAMQDVAKYGTSDTPSDFGEQAHLSYNDMYVESEEPVGYVEDIEGFLLSDINGKFIGVNTENPLHERYEDALDEAGVVSVMGNPDLMEDYTEDEGYVDRDR from the coding sequence ATGTTGACGAATGAGGAATTGTCTCGCTTTCGTTCGCTTTTGAACAATCAGCTTAAGGATATAAAGGAACGGCTCAACGATAGTGAGGCATATGGTACCAGCCGAGCTGCTCTAAAGGAATCGATCGGTGAGCTGTCCAATTATGACAATCATCCGGCCGATCAAGGAAGTGAAACATTTGAGCGAGGAAAAGACATCGCGCTGTATGAGCACGGAGAAGAGGAAATGCGGGATATTGAGCGAGCGCTTACGGCTATCGAACAAGGAACATACGGAAGATGCGAAGTATGTCATGCCAAAATCCCGCATGAACGGTTGGAAGTGCTGCCGACTACGCTTCGCTGTGTACAACATGCTGAGGAGGAGTTTGTTTCACAGCGTCGTCCTGCGGAAGAAGATATCATCGCTCCCCCATTCGGAGCATATAACTATGACGGATGGGATGCTACGTTTTATGATGCAGAAGATGCAATGCAGGACGTCGCAAAATATGGAACATCGGATACGCCATCTGATTTTGGCGAACAAGCCCATCTTAGCTATAACGATATGTATGTGGAATCAGAAGAGCCCGTAGGATACGTTGAAGATATTGAAGGCTTTTTATTGTCCGATATAAACGGAAAGTTCATTGGCGTGAATACGGAGAATCCGTTGCATGAAAGATACGAAGATGCACTCGATGAGGCAGGAGTTGTCTCAGTGATGGGCAATCCGGATTTGATGGAGGACTACACGGAAGACGAAGGTTATGTGGATAGAGATAGGTAA
- a CDS encoding lipoate--protein ligase family protein, with amino-acid sequence MEQWRFLDTGVHSPAMNMAIDEAVLAIHSEGKTHPSVRFYTWEPSTVSIGYFQKAEKEIDLEKVKAYGLGFVRRATGGRTVLHDKELTYSVVVSESHPAMPSGVTDAYRIISVGLLEGFRLLDLQADMVNPDQAKLATPSSAACFDAPSSYELVVEGRKVAGSAQTRQKGVILQHGSILLDIDVDMLFDIIRQPNERVRERLKKSFTDKAVAINQVRPIPVTLDDARKAFRKGFAKGLGVELMDDELTIEEKELAEQLAREKYGCDEWNFKR; translated from the coding sequence ATGGAACAATGGCGTTTTCTTGATACGGGAGTTCATTCGCCGGCAATGAATATGGCGATTGATGAAGCAGTGCTTGCGATACATAGTGAAGGAAAAACTCATCCGTCGGTTCGTTTCTATACGTGGGAACCGTCGACAGTATCAATCGGTTATTTTCAAAAAGCCGAGAAAGAGATCGATTTAGAAAAAGTAAAAGCATACGGTCTTGGCTTTGTCCGGCGGGCTACTGGTGGCAGAACCGTATTACATGATAAAGAACTTACTTATAGCGTGGTCGTCTCAGAATCACATCCCGCTATGCCGTCCGGTGTAACGGACGCTTATCGCATCATTAGCGTAGGGCTGCTAGAAGGATTCCGCCTTCTGGATTTGCAGGCGGATATGGTAAACCCTGATCAGGCCAAGCTTGCCACACCGTCTTCGGCTGCTTGTTTTGATGCACCGTCTTCTTATGAATTGGTTGTAGAAGGCAGAAAAGTGGCCGGTAGTGCCCAGACGCGACAGAAAGGGGTCATTTTGCAGCACGGGTCCATTCTGCTTGATATCGATGTGGATATGCTGTTTGACATCATCCGACAACCGAACGAGCGGGTACGAGAGAGGCTGAAAAAAAGCTTCACTGATAAAGCGGTCGCAATCAATCAGGTGCGTCCGATACCTGTAACATTGGATGATGCTCGTAAAGCGTTCCGTAAAGGTTTTGCGAAGGGGTTAGGTGTCGAGTTGATGGACGATGAACTGACTATTGAGGAGAAGGAGCTTGCGGAACAACTTGCCCGTGAAAAATATGGATGCGACGAGTGGAATTTCAAACGGTAA
- a CDS encoding malate:quinone oxidoreductase encodes MSNRHTRTDVILIGAGIMSATLGTILKELVPDWEITVFEKLANTGEESSNEWNNAGTGHAALCELNYTVEQPDGSIDISKAIKINEQFQVSMQFWSYLVNSNLIRNPQDFIMPLPHMSLVQGERNVAFLKKRFEALSNNPLFQGMEFSDDPEKLMEWLPLIMKDRTSNEPIAATKIDSGTDVNFGALTRMLFDHLKSKNVGINFKHNVDDIKRTSDGSWELKVRNVDNGKVERHTAKFVFIGGGGGSLHLLQKSGIPEGKHIGGFPVSGLFMVCNNPDIVEQHHAKVYGKAKVGAPPMSVPHLDTRYIDNKKSLLFGPFAGFSPKFLKSGSMFDLLTSVKMDNLVTMLAAGAKNVSLTKYLIEQVMLSKEKRMEELREFIPSAKSEDWDIVVAGQRVQVIKDTADGGKGTLQFGTEVVSATDGSIAALLGASPGASTAVHVMLEVIKKCFPQHIKEWEPKIKEMIPSYGVSLLKNPELIDEIHTSTARALSLEGKKEFAYA; translated from the coding sequence ATGAGCAACAGACATACTAGAACAGACGTTATCTTGATTGGTGCCGGAATCATGAGTGCCACTTTGGGGACAATTCTGAAAGAATTAGTACCGGACTGGGAAATTACAGTGTTTGAGAAGCTCGCAAACACAGGAGAGGAAAGCTCTAACGAGTGGAATAATGCAGGAACTGGGCATGCGGCACTGTGCGAGCTTAACTACACCGTCGAACAACCGGACGGATCTATAGATATTAGCAAAGCTATAAAAATTAATGAACAGTTTCAGGTTTCAATGCAGTTTTGGTCTTATCTTGTAAATAGTAATCTTATACGTAATCCGCAGGACTTTATCATGCCATTGCCTCATATGAGTTTAGTACAAGGGGAACGAAATGTAGCGTTTTTAAAGAAACGTTTTGAAGCGCTGTCAAACAATCCCCTATTCCAAGGGATGGAATTTTCCGATGACCCAGAAAAGCTGATGGAATGGCTTCCGCTTATTATGAAAGACCGGACATCGAATGAACCTATAGCGGCAACAAAAATTGACTCTGGAACTGATGTGAACTTTGGCGCTTTAACACGTATGTTGTTTGACCACTTAAAGAGTAAAAACGTTGGTATAAATTTCAAACATAATGTTGATGATATTAAACGTACTAGCGACGGCTCTTGGGAATTGAAAGTACGGAATGTCGATAACGGTAAAGTCGAACGCCATACTGCAAAATTCGTCTTTATCGGAGGCGGGGGAGGAAGCCTGCATTTACTGCAAAAATCCGGTATTCCTGAAGGAAAACATATTGGAGGATTTCCGGTAAGCGGACTATTTATGGTGTGTAATAATCCGGATATTGTAGAGCAGCATCATGCAAAAGTATACGGCAAAGCTAAGGTTGGTGCTCCTCCAATGTCTGTTCCGCATCTTGACACAAGATATATCGATAATAAAAAATCGTTGCTATTTGGACCGTTTGCCGGCTTTTCACCAAAGTTTTTAAAATCCGGTTCAATGTTTGATTTGTTAACTTCCGTAAAAATGGATAATCTCGTAACTATGTTGGCGGCAGGTGCAAAAAACGTTTCATTGACAAAATACCTAATCGAGCAAGTTATGTTATCGAAAGAAAAGCGCATGGAAGAGTTACGGGAGTTTATCCCGAGCGCCAAAAGCGAGGATTGGGATATAGTGGTAGCGGGCCAACGTGTGCAAGTTATTAAAGATACTGCTGACGGCGGCAAAGGAACGCTTCAATTTGGTACAGAAGTTGTTAGTGCTACTGATGGCTCGATAGCAGCATTGCTCGGCGCTTCTCCGGGTGCTTCTACCGCCGTTCACGTCATGCTGGAGGTAATAAAAAAATGCTTCCCGCAACATATAAAAGAGTGGGAACCGAAAATAAAAGAAATGATTCCTTCCTATGGCGTGTCACTATTGAAAAACCCAGAGCTTATCGACGAAATTCATACTTCAACAGCGCGGGCGCTTAGCTTAGAGGGTAAAAAAGAGTTCGCATACGCATAA